A genomic region of Rhodothermales bacterium contains the following coding sequences:
- a CDS encoding SpoIID/LytB domain-containing protein gives MTRTSLRSIALLAAMLFCTAASAASGPDLRGTLRIRLLEPMTPKEATVQAGPYGLAVYLNNERQPRYQIGPDGTLSLSMRRDEVTVSSQHGTQGVKTLRLMPLGPGDMTLNVKGTTRSYSGSLAVTADRGEALRLINHVPLEDYVASVVASEYGLSDLEGSKAMAVIARTYGLKVINSSDDSYDHVDHTASQVYRGSRAVTSLARQAAQATAGQVLTYDGRLIEAVYSSSSGGHTANNEDVWSSDPHPYLRGKPDPWDRVSKYHRWEYSVSEDDLHRAIEQSLGLKPRSISVAESGPDGRAKRIALEPHSGRTRTIAADEFRRIVRGALGEAGLRSTRFTMKRKRGTYRFEGGGFGHGVGLSQWGAHGMANAGKSYDEILNFYYTGVRIDQRRVQGASTPAAGLLASARAAPPTVRQVNAPPPASAVTSGRSQPADRAAQPVPEHRATERKTVAAWNESSNRRAAKRTGKKRRGW, from the coding sequence ATGACCAGAACGTCCCTCCGTTCGATAGCCCTGTTAGCCGCGATGCTTTTTTGCACCGCGGCTTCTGCTGCTTCCGGACCGGATCTCCGTGGAACGCTTCGCATCCGGCTGCTTGAGCCCATGACGCCCAAAGAGGCGACGGTTCAGGCCGGCCCCTACGGACTTGCCGTCTATCTGAACAATGAGCGACAACCACGCTACCAGATTGGTCCGGACGGCACGCTTTCGCTGAGCATGCGCCGCGACGAAGTCACGGTCTCCAGTCAACACGGCACGCAGGGGGTGAAGACCCTCCGGCTCATGCCTCTCGGACCCGGCGACATGACGCTGAACGTCAAGGGCACGACCCGCAGTTATTCGGGCAGCCTTGCCGTCACCGCTGACCGGGGTGAGGCGCTCAGACTCATCAATCACGTGCCGCTGGAAGACTATGTGGCGTCGGTCGTGGCCAGCGAATATGGACTCTCCGACCTCGAAGGCTCCAAGGCGATGGCAGTGATTGCCCGCACCTACGGCCTCAAGGTGATCAACAGCTCAGACGACAGCTACGACCATGTGGACCACACCGCCTCGCAGGTGTACCGCGGGTCGCGCGCCGTGACCTCGTTGGCCCGGCAGGCGGCCCAGGCTACCGCCGGCCAGGTGCTGACGTACGACGGTCGACTTATCGAGGCCGTGTATTCCTCCAGCTCGGGAGGTCACACGGCCAACAACGAAGACGTGTGGTCATCCGACCCACACCCCTACCTGCGAGGGAAGCCGGATCCCTGGGATCGCGTGTCCAAGTATCACCGATGGGAATACTCGGTCTCCGAGGATGATCTGCATCGAGCCATCGAGCAGTCGCTGGGTCTCAAGCCTAGGTCCATCTCCGTGGCAGAATCGGGGCCGGACGGTCGGGCGAAGCGCATCGCGCTGGAGCCGCACAGTGGCCGCACCCGCACAATCGCCGCGGACGAGTTTCGCAGGATTGTGCGCGGCGCCCTGGGCGAGGCGGGGCTGCGCTCTACCCGATTCACCATGAAGCGCAAGCGCGGCACGTACAGGTTTGAGGGAGGTGGCTTCGGCCACGGGGTCGGTCTGAGCCAGTGGGGTGCCCACGGCATGGCCAACGCCGGCAAGTCCTACGACGAAATTCTGAACTTCTACTACACCGGCGTTCGCATCGATCAACGGCGCGTTCAGGGAGCCTCGACGCCGGCGGCCGGCCTGTTGGCATCCGCGAGAGCCGCGCCTCCAACGGTGCGTCAGGTGAATGCGCCGCCGCCTGCATCGGCAGTTACGTCGGGTCGTTCGCAACCAGCCGACCGCGCTGCTCAGCCCGTGCCGGAGCACCGAGCCACTGAGCGAAAGACGGTGGCCGCCTGGAACGAGTCGAGCAATCGGCGAGCGGCCAAGCGGACAGGCAAAAAGCGAAGGGGTTGGTAG